Proteins encoded in a region of the Deltaproteobacteria bacterium genome:
- a CDS encoding DNA-3-methyladenine glycosylase, with protein sequence MRPLSRRFYHRRTEDLARALLGKVIVCGDRAGQIVETEAYLGPEDLASHARFGPTDRARVMFGPAGVAYVYLIYGMYDMFNVVGHAGAEAGAVLVRAIAPVRGLGDDPAVGRGPGKLTRALGIRRADHDGVDLTAGGALFIAGGRRPGPIARGPRIGVDYAGAWSRAPLRFWIDGHPAVSRRR encoded by the coding sequence GTGAGGCCGCTGTCGCGCCGGTTCTACCACCGCCGCACCGAGGACCTCGCCCGCGCGTTGCTCGGCAAGGTGATCGTGTGCGGCGATCGCGCCGGCCAGATCGTCGAGACCGAGGCCTACCTGGGGCCGGAGGATCTCGCGTCGCACGCGCGCTTCGGACCGACCGACCGCGCGCGCGTCATGTTCGGCCCGGCCGGCGTCGCCTACGTGTATCTGATCTACGGGATGTACGACATGTTCAACGTCGTCGGCCACGCGGGCGCCGAAGCGGGCGCGGTCCTCGTGCGCGCCATCGCGCCGGTGCGCGGACTCGGGGACGACCCGGCCGTCGGCCGCGGCCCCGGCAAGCTCACGCGCGCGCTCGGCATCCGCCGCGCCGACCACGACGGCGTGGACCTCACCGCCGGCGGCGCGCTGTTCATCGCCGGCGGCCGGCGGCCGGGGCCGATCGCGCGCGGTCCGCGCATCGGCGTCGACTACGCGGGCGCATGGAGCCGCGCGCCGCTGCGGTTCTGGATCGATGGGCACCCGGCGGTGTCGCGGAGGCGCTAG
- a CDS encoding ferredoxin, giving the protein MPRITFLPMNVVVDCEAGDTVFAAGRRAGVPIPTSCVGQATCGRCRVEIVSGEDHLPPLTDDERRHLGNVYFITRVRLSCQCPVSGDVTVRLPPARRRSR; this is encoded by the coding sequence ATGCCGCGCATCACATTCCTGCCGATGAACGTCGTCGTCGACTGCGAGGCCGGCGACACCGTGTTCGCCGCCGGCCGCCGCGCCGGCGTCCCGATCCCGACCAGTTGCGTCGGCCAGGCCACGTGCGGCCGGTGCCGCGTCGAAATCGTCTCGGGGGAGGATCACTTGCCCCCGCTCACGGACGACGAGCGCCGCCACCTCGGCAACGTCTACTTCATCACCCGCGTGCGGCTGAGCTGTCAGTGCCCCGTGTCCGGCGACGTCACCGTGCGCCTGCCGCCCGCGCGCCGTCGCTCCCGCTGA
- a CDS encoding PEGA domain-containing protein yields the protein MTVAPDKSLERYEIVGRIATGGMAEVFRAKAYGAHGFEKTLAIKRILPDFARDPEFEERFIQEAKLAVQLAHANIVQVFDFGRFEGTLFIAMEYVDGLDLAALLRALNARGEQVPIGAALHICIELCKGLDYAHQRGVVHRDVSPSNVLLSRSGEVKIADFGIAQAEIDRARARPERRIMGKWRYMSPEQAEGEPLEARSDLFSAGAVMFELFTGRKLFPGDDAQAVIDNIRSMPIPRVTDIRPQLPPRIDELLARMLDRDVARRPARAADIQRALTEVSYDSSIVASALDVADTVESVLGAARAEPVAAASGKLAIDDLIRQQLGGAVGADATEADADRQTEEASLLHTQTFVRRGVDADGATLWEREGQTRTIAAVPSAIRGERSGRTTGRTSALPAAPADRDAAPPGRGPGAGDGAVATPVPSRRWRWAAGAVALAAAAAAIGAVVAARDRGDRRPAEAAAVAAAAVDAGPLMGTLDIQTVPEGARVRLNGELYDDVTPTQIPVRALEVYTVTLEHDDYRPKVIPNVAVEPGVRFAIRETLEPRAARLVVDTRPRGATVRLNGARLGVTPLDRSDLPPMRGMQLVIDKPNYKTETLVVDLEDGQTTEVFRELTSAVEYGRVNIAITGRTTWANVWFRGRLLGRAPKDRNFQLPVGRQRIRLDNPAAGISKVVTIEVRKDAVLTHRVEL from the coding sequence GTGACGGTTGCCCCGGACAAGAGCCTCGAGCGTTACGAGATCGTCGGACGAATCGCGACCGGCGGCATGGCCGAGGTGTTCCGGGCGAAAGCGTACGGGGCGCACGGCTTCGAAAAGACGCTGGCGATCAAGCGCATCCTGCCCGACTTCGCCCGCGACCCCGAGTTCGAGGAGCGGTTCATTCAGGAGGCCAAGCTCGCCGTTCAGCTCGCGCACGCCAACATCGTCCAGGTGTTCGACTTCGGCCGGTTCGAGGGGACGCTGTTCATCGCGATGGAGTACGTGGACGGGCTGGACCTGGCGGCGCTGCTGCGCGCGCTCAACGCCCGCGGCGAGCAGGTTCCGATCGGTGCGGCGCTGCACATCTGCATCGAGCTGTGCAAGGGGCTGGACTACGCACACCAGCGCGGCGTCGTCCACCGCGACGTGTCGCCGTCGAACGTGCTGCTGTCGCGCTCCGGCGAGGTCAAGATCGCCGACTTCGGCATCGCCCAGGCCGAGATCGACCGCGCGCGCGCGCGCCCCGAGCGGCGCATCATGGGCAAGTGGCGCTACATGTCGCCGGAGCAGGCGGAGGGTGAGCCGCTGGAAGCCCGCTCGGACCTGTTTTCCGCCGGCGCCGTGATGTTCGAGTTGTTTACCGGCCGCAAGCTGTTTCCGGGAGACGACGCGCAGGCCGTGATCGACAACATCCGGTCCATGCCGATCCCGCGGGTGACGGACATCCGGCCGCAATTGCCGCCGCGGATCGACGAACTGCTGGCGCGCATGCTCGACCGCGACGTCGCGCGGCGGCCGGCGCGCGCGGCCGACATCCAGCGCGCGCTCACCGAGGTGAGCTACGACAGCAGCATCGTCGCATCGGCCCTCGATGTCGCGGATACGGTCGAGTCGGTGCTCGGCGCGGCGCGCGCCGAGCCGGTGGCGGCCGCCAGCGGCAAGCTCGCAATCGACGACCTCATCCGCCAACAGCTCGGCGGCGCAGTCGGCGCGGACGCGACCGAGGCGGACGCGGATCGCCAGACCGAGGAGGCGAGCCTGCTGCACACGCAGACGTTCGTCCGCCGCGGCGTGGACGCCGACGGCGCGACCCTGTGGGAGCGCGAAGGTCAGACGCGGACGATCGCGGCGGTACCGTCAGCCATCCGCGGCGAGCGCAGCGGCCGGACGACGGGCAGAACGTCCGCGCTGCCGGCCGCGCCGGCCGATCGCGATGCGGCGCCGCCGGGCCGCGGTCCCGGGGCCGGGGACGGCGCGGTCGCGACGCCGGTCCCGTCGCGCCGGTGGCGGTGGGCGGCGGGCGCGGTGGCACTGGCGGCGGCCGCCGCAGCGATCGGTGCGGTCGTCGCCGCGCGCGATCGCGGGGACCGGCGGCCGGCCGAGGCGGCGGCTGTCGCGGCGGCCGCCGTCGACGCGGGGCCGCTGATGGGGACGCTCGACATCCAGACGGTGCCCGAGGGGGCGCGGGTGCGGCTCAACGGCGAGCTGTACGACGACGTCACGCCGACGCAGATACCCGTGCGCGCGCTCGAGGTCTACACGGTCACCCTGGAACACGATGACTACCGCCCGAAGGTCATCCCGAACGTCGCCGTCGAGCCGGGCGTTCGGTTCGCGATCCGAGAGACGCTCGAGCCGCGCGCGGCGCGACTCGTCGTCGACACGCGCCCGCGCGGCGCCACCGTGCGCCTCAACGGGGCGCGGCTCGGCGTGACGCCGCTGGACCGCTCCGACCTGCCGCCGATGCGCGGGATGCAACTCGTGATCGACAAGCCGAACTACAAGACCGAGACGCTCGTGGTGGACCTCGAGGACGGGCAAACGACCGAGGTGTTTCGCGAACTCACGAGCGCGGTCGAGTACGGCCGTGTCAACATCGCGATCACGGGCAGGACGACGTGGGCGAACGTGTGGTTTCGCGGCCGGCTGCTCGGTCGAGCGCCGAAGGATCGCAACTTTCAGTTGCCGGTCGGCCGCCAGCGCATCCGTCTCGACAACCCGGCCGCCGGCATCTCGAAGGTCGTCACGATCGAGGTGCGCAAGGACGCGGTCCTCACGCACCGCGTCGAGTTGTAA
- a CDS encoding PEGA domain-containing protein gives MYRPLQPGPLATVLEKALPADPAADVAAELRRADELIAEAIEHITNLREEQARELLKRAEARLIRLKPTRGVLDRLAEINFQLGRIYMRRSDSRSATDAFRVTMRLQPDRPPPDPRRYDPDVIEAWRAASLAQARTAVVTVTAPFDGARVFIDGVQVGVTPYRAQLEPGAHYFWAEMDNKQPAGMRATAIFEEPREVNLQIRRLPDDAIAARVKRSLLAGPLTEQAIATAVQQLYELLLVKYVIVLADRDPTGIGAAVFDARGARVTEWVPVTERDAAALVRALPGRVDLSAPAVAGDAGPPAPPADAGPPERPWWRNPMSYAAVGGGALIVVVGVLILTASEDAPAPHPDLTCCIAGDGFQ, from the coding sequence ATGTACCGGCCGCTGCAGCCGGGTCCGCTGGCGACGGTGCTCGAAAAGGCGCTGCCCGCCGACCCGGCCGCCGATGTCGCGGCCGAGTTGCGCCGCGCCGACGAACTCATCGCCGAAGCCATCGAGCACATCACCAACCTGCGCGAGGAACAGGCGCGCGAACTGCTCAAGCGCGCCGAGGCCCGTCTCATCCGACTCAAACCGACGCGCGGCGTGCTCGACCGACTCGCCGAGATCAACTTTCAACTCGGTCGCATCTACATGCGCCGGTCCGATTCGCGGAGCGCGACCGACGCGTTCCGCGTCACCATGCGCCTGCAGCCCGACCGCCCGCCGCCCGACCCGCGCCGCTACGACCCCGACGTGATCGAGGCGTGGAGGGCGGCGAGCCTCGCGCAGGCGCGCACGGCCGTGGTCACGGTGACCGCCCCGTTCGACGGCGCGCGCGTGTTCATCGACGGCGTCCAGGTCGGCGTCACGCCATACCGCGCACAGCTCGAACCGGGCGCCCACTATTTCTGGGCCGAAATGGACAACAAGCAGCCGGCCGGGATGCGCGCCACCGCGATCTTCGAAGAGCCGCGCGAGGTCAATCTGCAGATCCGCCGCCTGCCGGACGACGCGATCGCCGCCCGCGTCAAGCGGAGCCTGCTCGCGGGGCCGCTCACCGAACAGGCGATCGCCACCGCGGTCCAGCAGCTGTACGAGCTGCTGCTCGTGAAATACGTCATCGTGCTCGCCGACCGCGACCCGACGGGGATTGGCGCCGCGGTGTTCGATGCGCGCGGCGCGCGGGTCACCGAGTGGGTGCCGGTGACCGAACGCGACGCCGCTGCGCTCGTACGGGCGCTGCCCGGGCGCGTCGACCTGTCCGCACCGGCCGTGGCCGGCGACGCCGGTCCGCCGGCGCCACCGGCTGACGCCGGACCGCCTGAACGCCCCTGGTGGCGCAATCCGATGAGCTACGCCGCGGTCGGCGGTGGTGCACTCATCGTGGTCGTCGGCGTGCTCATCCTCACCGCGTCCGAGGACGCGCCGGCGCCCCACCCGGACCTCACCTGCTGCATCGCGGGGGACGGTTTCCAGTAG
- a CDS encoding FHA domain-containing protein, with amino-acid sequence MAVDDLRSGTWVTYAAGRASGVRIRRCRIEVIAGPDKGLIRDYEAAVLRIGARRGNDLQLSDPKVSGLHCEIRLDERGYRLRDLDSTNGTFVGGYRVNDIYISPGTVIQVGATKLRFEPLGESVEVELASEDSFGGLVGRSVPMRELFARLEKIAASDATVLITGETGTGKELVAEAIHEHSRRRDGPFVVLDCGSIPQNLIESELFGHEKGAFTGATHAHAGAFERANGGTVFLDEIGELPLSMQPKLLRVLERKEVRRVGGTKTIATDIRVVAATNRDLGVEVNRGRFREDLYYRLAVARVHVPPLRERREDIPLLVEHFLSITPGAEGTRLDPATIELMMKHDWPGNVRELRNVIERAVLLADAAGGVQLSKTAIRGRRRAPTADGLADATPGPATGDTLAVVVDIHTPFKVAKQALVEEFERRYISRLLEAHDGNISAAARAAGIDRMSIHKMLNRLGMTNPKKS; translated from the coding sequence ATGGCGGTAGACGACCTGCGTTCGGGAACATGGGTCACTTATGCCGCCGGCCGCGCCTCGGGAGTGCGCATTCGGCGCTGCCGCATCGAGGTGATCGCGGGGCCGGACAAGGGGCTGATCCGCGATTACGAGGCGGCGGTGCTGCGCATCGGCGCGCGGCGCGGCAACGACCTCCAACTGTCGGACCCGAAGGTGTCGGGGCTGCACTGCGAGATCCGCCTCGACGAGCGCGGCTATCGACTGCGAGACCTCGACTCGACCAACGGCACGTTCGTCGGCGGCTATCGGGTCAACGACATCTATATCTCGCCCGGCACGGTGATCCAGGTAGGTGCGACGAAGCTGCGGTTCGAGCCGCTCGGCGAGTCGGTCGAGGTGGAACTGGCGTCGGAGGATTCGTTCGGCGGGCTCGTCGGCCGCAGCGTGCCGATGCGCGAGCTGTTCGCGCGGCTCGAGAAGATCGCGGCGTCTGACGCCACCGTGCTGATCACCGGCGAGACCGGCACCGGCAAGGAACTGGTCGCCGAGGCGATCCACGAGCACAGCAGACGGCGCGACGGGCCGTTCGTGGTGCTCGACTGCGGCTCCATTCCGCAGAATCTGATCGAGAGCGAGCTGTTCGGCCACGAGAAGGGCGCGTTCACCGGCGCGACGCATGCGCACGCCGGCGCGTTCGAACGCGCCAACGGCGGGACGGTGTTTCTCGACGAGATCGGCGAGCTACCGCTGTCGATGCAGCCGAAGCTGCTGCGCGTGCTCGAACGCAAGGAGGTGCGCCGCGTCGGCGGCACGAAGACGATCGCGACCGACATCCGCGTCGTCGCGGCGACGAATCGCGACCTGGGCGTCGAGGTCAACCGCGGCCGGTTTCGCGAGGACCTCTACTATCGGCTTGCGGTTGCCCGCGTTCACGTGCCGCCGCTGCGCGAGCGGCGCGAGGACATTCCGCTGCTGGTCGAACACTTTCTGTCGATCACGCCCGGCGCCGAGGGGACGCGGCTCGATCCGGCCACGATCGAACTCATGATGAAGCATGATTGGCCGGGCAACGTGCGCGAACTGCGCAACGTCATCGAGCGCGCGGTGCTGCTCGCGGACGCCGCCGGCGGCGTCCAGCTGTCGAAGACGGCGATTCGCGGCCGCCGGCGCGCGCCGACCGCCGACGGACTGGCCGACGCGACGCCGGGGCCGGCCACCGGGGACACGCTGGCGGTGGTCGTGGACATCCACACGCCGTTCAAGGTCGCCAAACAGGCGCTGGTCGAGGAGTTCGAGCGCCGCTACATCAGCCGGCTGCTCGAGGCGCACGACGGCAACATCAGCGCCGCCGCGCGCGCGGCGGGGATCGACCGCATGTCGATCCACAAGATGCTCAACCGGCTCGGCATGACGAACCCGAAGAAGAGCTGA